One window from the genome of Acidimicrobiia bacterium encodes:
- a CDS encoding ABC transporter substrate-binding protein, producing the protein MKRRWLMATGLVAVLALVASACGDDDTTTTTAAPTTTAAPTATTEAPDDEVAFDVGVTPAPCEDAVNDGNGCIYLGIISDLSDGPFAAVAIPITDAQKHFWQRVNADGGLDGFDVIIRDEDTFDAHYTGPGTVEGFELMVDRVLAFAQILGTPQTQAVIPRMIEESVVAAPATWWSGWAFSDQGGDHILESGAPYCLEAINGMTAMHGPMTENFGEDYTWALVRFGGDYGGDYGNGAIIAAALMELGEPLFDHLQTSFAAGGAPDEAVGLILTHRPDLIVFVTGPREMATITGGAFTAGHQAFQVLGAAPTWNVGLLQIAELVPLLEAVYNSTIPWGGWTTDTPGHRAMRDAAEANETTPNGGYVAGWVWSYPIKALLEAAIASGDLTRANVLAVAGSLAGVDYEGMLPTRSYVGAVNDQIVRSSLLARVHKEAPDGLRVVAPEFTSPLADGFDLAAPCDLG; encoded by the coding sequence ATGAAGAGACGATGGCTCATGGCCACTGGCCTCGTGGCCGTGCTGGCCCTCGTGGCCTCGGCGTGCGGCGACGACGACACGACGACCACGACCGCCGCACCCACCACGACGGCGGCGCCCACGGCCACCACTGAGGCTCCGGATGACGAAGTCGCCTTCGATGTCGGTGTGACGCCGGCGCCGTGCGAAGATGCTGTCAACGACGGCAACGGGTGCATTTACCTCGGGATCATCTCGGACCTGAGCGACGGCCCGTTCGCCGCGGTGGCGATCCCGATCACCGACGCCCAGAAGCACTTCTGGCAACGGGTGAACGCCGACGGCGGACTCGACGGGTTCGACGTCATCATTCGTGACGAGGACACATTCGACGCCCACTACACCGGCCCCGGCACCGTGGAAGGCTTCGAGCTGATGGTCGACCGGGTTCTGGCCTTTGCCCAGATCCTCGGCACCCCGCAGACCCAGGCGGTCATCCCCCGGATGATCGAGGAGAGCGTGGTCGCGGCACCCGCCACCTGGTGGTCGGGCTGGGCCTTCTCGGACCAGGGTGGCGATCACATCCTCGAGTCGGGTGCGCCGTACTGCCTGGAGGCCATTAACGGCATGACGGCCATGCACGGCCCGATGACAGAGAACTTCGGTGAGGACTACACCTGGGCGCTCGTCCGGTTCGGCGGCGACTACGGAGGCGACTACGGCAACGGCGCCATCATCGCCGCGGCGTTGATGGAACTCGGAGAGCCGCTGTTCGACCACCTGCAGACGTCGTTCGCAGCGGGCGGTGCTCCCGACGAGGCCGTGGGCTTGATCCTGACTCACCGTCCAGACCTCATCGTGTTCGTGACCGGGCCGCGGGAGATGGCGACGATCACCGGCGGTGCCTTCACCGCGGGCCACCAGGCCTTCCAGGTGCTCGGCGCCGCCCCGACGTGGAACGTAGGCCTCCTCCAGATCGCGGAGTTGGTTCCGCTCTTGGAGGCTGTTTACAACTCCACGATCCCGTGGGGCGGTTGGACCACCGACACGCCGGGGCACAGGGCCATGCGGGATGCCGCCGAGGCGAACGAAACCACGCCGAACGGTGGCTACGTCGCCGGTTGGGTGTGGTCGTATCCGATCAAGGCGCTGCTCGAGGCGGCCATCGCCTCCGGTGACCTGACGCGGGCCAACGTGCTCGCCGTCGCGGGCTCGCTGGCGGGCGTCGACTACGAGGGCATGCTGCCCACGCGGTCGTACGTCGGTGCCGTCAACGACCAGATCGTGCGGTCGTCGCTGCTGGCGCGGGTCCACAAGGAGGCGCCCGACGGCCTTAGGGTCGTCGCCCCCGAGTTCACCAGTCCGCTGGCGGACGGTTTCGATCTGGCCGCACCCTGCGACCTGGGGTAG
- a CDS encoding PDZ domain-containing protein, which translates to MIDPSTTLTPPRPARSGARWPFFLAVTFLAVGMSVALLWPVKVPYFAMSPGPIEPVADLVTIKDASTFELDGSAFLLTVGLKEVNAFEWLEARFFDPQVDLIPREAVRPSGVSREELTRTNLQAMDASIDTAVFVALDRAGYEVGFTGSGVEVLQIVEGSPAEGVLLLGDRITEIAGTAVVTETDAAAVIRSFGIGDTITLSGTRGSEPLKVEITLVPHTELPDTAMVGVLLSTLDLEMVLPFDVRIDSRNIGGPSAGLIYAITLLDLLTEEDLLKGYRVAATGSIHFDETVGSIGGVRQKIYAARALGVDIVFVPTANYEAALTAEGDGVVIVPVDTLQDALDHLAALEPKAQRLAAN; encoded by the coding sequence ATGATCGATCCCTCCACGACCCTCACCCCACCCAGGCCAGCGCGGAGCGGCGCGCGCTGGCCGTTCTTCCTCGCCGTCACCTTTCTCGCCGTAGGTATGTCGGTTGCGTTGCTGTGGCCGGTCAAGGTCCCGTACTTCGCCATGTCTCCCGGCCCCATCGAGCCGGTGGCCGATCTGGTGACCATTAAGGATGCATCGACGTTCGAACTCGACGGGTCGGCATTCCTCCTCACCGTCGGACTCAAGGAGGTCAACGCCTTCGAGTGGTTGGAGGCGCGGTTCTTCGATCCGCAGGTCGACCTGATCCCGCGCGAGGCGGTGCGACCGTCGGGCGTGAGCCGAGAGGAGTTGACCCGCACCAATCTCCAGGCGATGGACGCCTCGATCGACACGGCCGTCTTCGTGGCGCTCGACCGAGCCGGATACGAGGTCGGTTTCACTGGCTCGGGGGTGGAGGTACTCCAGATCGTCGAGGGTTCGCCCGCGGAGGGGGTGCTCCTCCTCGGGGACCGAATCACCGAGATCGCCGGCACCGCGGTGGTCACCGAAACCGACGCCGCCGCCGTGATCCGATCGTTCGGTATCGGCGACACCATCACCCTGTCGGGCACTCGCGGCAGCGAACCGCTGAAAGTGGAAATAACCCTGGTGCCGCACACCGAGCTCCCCGACACCGCGATGGTGGGAGTCCTGCTGAGCACCCTCGACCTGGAGATGGTCCTGCCATTCGACGTCCGGATCGACTCTCGGAACATCGGTGGACCGTCTGCCGGTCTCATTTATGCGATCACGCTGCTCGACCTGCTCACCGAGGAGGACCTCCTCAAGGGCTACCGGGTGGCGGCCACCGGCAGCATTCACTTCGACGAGACCGTTGGTTCGATCGGCGGCGTCCGCCAGAAGATCTACGCAGCCCGTGCCCTCGGCGTCGACATCGTCTTCGTGCCCACCGCCAACTATGAGGCGGCGCTGACCGCTGAGGGGGATGGGGTCGTCATCGTCCCGGTCGACACCCTCCAGGATGCCCTCGACCACCTCGCTGCCCTGGAACCCAAGGCCCAGCGCCTGGCAGCCAATTAG